The Corallococcus exiguus genomic interval GGCGTGTCACCTGGCGGCCCTGGACGAGGTCCGTCATGCCAGGCGGTGCTTCGCGCTCGCCCGGGCCTACTCGGGGCTGCCCTGGAGCGCGGGAATGATTCCGGAGTTGGGCCAGGAACGCCCCCAGCGTCCCAGCCCAGGCGAAGGCGACGAGTGGTCGCGGCTGGTGCGCGGGTCGTTGCTGGATGGGTGCCTGGGTGAAGGACTTGCAGCCAGCGTCGCCGCTGAAGCGTCAAGGCGGGCCAGTGACCCGGTCGTGCGGGAGACCCTGGCGGTCATCGCGGAGGATGAGGGACGGCACGCGGAGCTGGCCTGGGATGTCATTGCCTTCGCCCTGGAACGGGGCGGCGGCAAGGCGAAGCAGGCACTGCGTCAGGCATTGGAAGCGCTGGAGACGCAAAGGACGCCCTCGCTCCCCAGCATCCCAGGAGTCGATGAGTCCTTCCTGGCGCGCAACGGCGTGTTGCCCCAGGCGGAGCTGGGGCGGCTGATGGAGAAATGCATCCAACGGACGCGGGCGAGAGCCATGGGGTCGGAGTACGCCCCGACGCCGGTTACCGCTTGATCCAGCGCGTCGCGGCCCAGGTGGCGAGGAGGCCCAGCGGGATAAAGGCCGGCGCCACTCGCACGATCCACTCCAAGGTCCAGATGTCCGTTGTCCTGAGGCCCACGAAGCCTACCAACACGTAGATGACAACCATCACCAGTTGCGCTCGCCAGGTGCATCCCCGCTGATATGCCCCGGTGAGGACGATGCCCGCTCCCACCGCGGCTCCCGCTGGCGCCGAGTAAGCCGCGACGAACAGGGCCAGCTCGAAGAAAGGCATCCATCCCTGAAAGCCAAAGAACATCATCAAGACGAGGGTCGTCGCGGCGACCGCGTAGGGGATTCCGAGGACCCCGCCTTTGAGCATTCCCTTCAGCATCTGCATGCAGCCTCCTGGAACCCGGAGGTTGCACGGAGGCCTCTCCCGCGGGAGTCCGGGTCCCATGAACGGTCCGTTTTCCGCCTCCATCCGTCGAGAATGCGCGGTGAGTCGCGGTGCGCTGGTGACCGGGACTGAAAGGGCGAGTCGCAGCCCTTAGCGCGTCAGCACGGCGGCGACGTGGAGGAGCGCTTCGAGCTTCTCCGCGTCCAGCTTGCGCGCAAGGTAGAGCAGGCGGCGCAGGGCGGGCACTTCGTCTGCGCGCGCTCGCGGACGCTGGCCCTTGCGGCCTCGCACCAGGGCGGTGAGGCCGAGCATGTCCTCCGGAGACACCCTCAGCTCCGTGCAGAGACGGTAGAGCGTCGGGACGCTGGGGAGCAT includes:
- a CDS encoding helix-turn-helix domain-containing protein, translated to MNEELAITIGRIARAAREEQGLTQTEVGPRVGLLSTVYSRLERGKMLPSVPTLYRLCTELRVSPEDMLGLTALVRGRKGQRPRARADEVPALRRLLYLARKLDAEKLEALLHVAAVLTR
- a CDS encoding ferritin-like domain-containing protein; this encodes MEHASVPAFAKLSLKLSALGAPSELLEACHLAALDEVRHARRCFALARAYSGLPWSAGMIPELGQERPQRPSPGEGDEWSRLVRGSLLDGCLGEGLAASVAAEASRRASDPVVRETLAVIAEDEGRHAELAWDVIAFALERGGGKAKQALRQALEALETQRTPSLPSIPGVDESFLARNGVLPQAELGRLMEKCIQRTRARAMGSEYAPTPVTA